From a single Onychomys torridus chromosome 9, mOncTor1.1, whole genome shotgun sequence genomic region:
- the Gnl3 gene encoding guanine nucleotide-binding protein-like 3, with protein sequence MKRPKLKKASKRMTCHKRYKIQKKVREHHRKLRKEAKKRGHKKPRKDPGIPNSAPFKEALLREAELRKQQLEELKQQQKLDRQKEQEKKRKHEVDPGDEQSNVEPQQEVEEPKRKKAKSGKQNPKKLHCQELKKVIEASDVVLEVLDARDPLGCRCPQVEEAIVQSGRKKLVLVLNKSDLVPKENLENWLNYLNKELPTVVFKASTNLKSREKMLKVKKKKTVPFQSKICCGKEALCKLLGGFQQSCGKAIQVGVIGFPNVGKSSIINSLKHERICNVGVPMGLTRNMQIVPLDKQITVIDSPCFIISPSNSSAALALRSPASIEVLRPVEAASAVLSQADSQQVVLRYTVPGYKDALDFFTKLAQRRGLHQKGGSPNVESAAKLLWSEWTGASLGYYCHPPTPWTPPPHLSEITAANMKKGFNLEELETNNAHSIQVLKGPHLTNRILFRSSGLTNAIIEEADIPEELPRQKEHKQDGEDEGSVDGENNAENSDVPCTPIEDNRELTVESTASKPSDRSFTLDKMSEEDDDAYDFKTDYV encoded by the exons ATGAAGCGGCCGA aattaaagaaagcaagcaaacgTATGACCTGCCATAAGCGGTATAAAATCCAAAAGAAG GTACGAGAACATCATCGAAAGTtaagaaaggaagcaaaaaaaCGGGGTCACAAGAAGCCTAGGAAGGACCCTGGGATTCCAAATAGTGCTCCCTTTAAAGAAGCTCTTCTTCGTGAAGCTGAGCTAAGGAAACAACAG CTTGAAGAACTAAAGCAGCAGCAGAAACTTGATAggcaaaaagaacaagaaaagaaaagaaaacatgaagttgacCCTGGTGACGAACAATCTAATGTGGAACCTCAGCAG GAGGTTGAAGAACCCAAAAGGAAGAAAGCTAAATCAggcaaacagaatccaaagaAGTTGCATTGTCAGGAACTTAAAAAG GTGATTGAGGCCTCCGATGTTGTGTTAGAGGTTCTGGATGCCAGAGATCCTCTTGGTTGCAGGTGTCCTCAAGTAGAAGAAGCTATTGTCCAAAGTGGACGTAAAAAGCTGGTACTTGTATTAAATAAATCAG ATCTAGTACCAAAAGAGAATTTGGAGAACTggctaaattatttaaataaagaattgCCAACGGTGGTGTTCAAAGCCTCAACAAAcctgaagagcagagagaaaatgctCAAG gtaaagaagaagaagactgtTCCATTCCAAAGTAAAATCTGCTGTGGCAAGGAAGCCCTTTGTAAGCTTCTTGGAGGTTTTCAGCAGTCGTGTGGAAAAGCTATTCAGGTTGGAGTAATTG GTTTCCCAAATGTGGGGAAAAGCAGCATCATTAATAGCTTAAAACATGAACGGATATGTAATGTTGGAGTTCCCATGGGACTTACAAG gaaCATGCAGATTGTCCCTTTGGACAAGCAGATCACAGTCATAGATAGTCCATGCTTCATTATCTCACCATCGAACTCCTCTGCTGCACTTGCTCTACGGAGTCCAGCAAGCATTGAAGTCCTAAGACCAGTAGAGGCCGCCAGTGCTGTTCTCTCCCAGGCTGACAGTCAACAG gtggtGTTAAGATACACTGTCCCAGGGTATAAGGATGCTCTGGATTTTTTTACTAAACTTGCTCAGAGAAGAGGTCTGCACCAAAAAGGTGGAAGCCCAAATGTTGAAAGCGCTGCTAAATTGTTATGGTCTGAGTGGACAGG TGCCTCATTAGGTTACTACTGCCATCCTCCTACACCCTGGACTCCTCCTCCACATCTCAGTGAAATTACTGCAGCAAACATGAAGAAGGGCTTTAATCTAGAAGAACTAGAAACAAATAATGCACACAGCATCCAGG TTCTCAAGGGCCCTCATTTAACTAATAGAATCCTTTTCCGGTCCTCGGGCCTGACAAATGCAATAATAGAAGAAGCAGACATACCTGAAGAATTGCCAAGACAGAAAGAACACAAACAGGATGGTGAAGATGAAGGAAGTGTTGATGGTGAAAACAAT GCAGAGAACTCGGATGTACCCTGTACCCCTATAGAAGACAACAGGGAATTAACTGTGGAGTCAACAGCAA GTAAACCATCTGACAGATCATTTACCTTGGATAAAATGAGTGAAGAGGATGATGATGCCTACGACTTTAAAACAGATTATGTATAA